AAGAGCAAGCAGAGgtaggccgtgtgagccacacgatcgTGTAAGATTTTCAGAGACCAAGTAATGtcaggccgtgtgagccacacggccatgtgaatccaTCCAGAAAAAAGCagaacacgaccgtgtgagccacacggccgtgtcaccttggccgaaagCAAGATGtatgaggccgtgtggatccacgTTTGGCAAGTGATAGACCCGTTCGATAATCAGTCAAACCATTTTTGTGCCGAGTCGGATAGAGTATCaaggaacactcgacacttaaTGGCATCACTGTACTGATGCAGCAGGACAACGTTCCTAAACTTATGGAGATAATCTTCTGGGTCTTGACTACTGTCATATTCTCCGATAGCGGGAGGCCGGTATCCCTTAGGTAACTTTTCGCAGAGCACCTTGTAGAGAAGGACACTTGCTCCTCAGGATCCATTATGAACTCCTCCTTGAGAACTATAGTTTTACCCTTTTTAGAATCCCGGGGGGGGGGTGAGCTTTCTACTTCAGAAGCTTGCGgttgctccttcttattatagtcGCTCGGGCCCTTGTGATGGTAATTGAGGCCAGGCTCTCAATAAAAGGTCGAGGGAAACTCCTTGGGCTACTTTCTTTTAGACCCTCTATCAGAAGCATGGGTCAGCTCCTTAGAAATTGTCGGCATCTTGTAAGGTCGAGAAGTGGTGGTCTGCTTCTCGGAGGCTACCCGCCTCTTAGCTTCTTTGTACAACTCGTATTCTCCGGCCGTCATGGTTACGTTAATCCTGTTGGTGCCCTCCATCTTTTCGCTCCAGGACAGGCAaagaagttcccacagacgatgccaaattgatcatgtccaGAGTCCGAGTCAGACGAAGGTCGGATGAAGTGTTGCTAGCATTAACGGGGAGGAGACTGTGATGCGGCGGTCACACGAGCTTCCCAGAACGGACCCCCACGTGGTCTTGAAGAAATACGGGGCCTGCGTTGGTGGTACCGGACCCCTGCACATACTCAGATAAGCACACAAagcgttagagaccaagaaccagagaaaaagtccccgaagcaggccctccgatgctcaagtcagatacttttttccccaaaagaacagtgtacgaaggaagaagaaaaagtagACAAGTGTATGAGTGAGCGTACATGTGCGAGGGATATAacacccctttttatatgacaatatGTATCTTCTGGAGATTGACCCCTGTCAGaggatgtcgggtgtcaggacttgTCAAGTGGTGGAGGACACGTGACCTTCTCCTATAGGCTGGAGGAAGGTTCTACTTGCAGGTGATCCCAACCGCtgaaatattccctgacatatagCAGATATTCACTGACAGgtagttacgattccctgacctgtTGTCGTGTAGTGCCTTCTATTCTGCCCGGGTGCAATTGAAACAACCTTGGTTAGTCTGTTGGGTGTTGATGAACAGACTGGTCGGGCTCCTTCTGCCGACCTTTATAATTCTGACCTCACCGAGGGTGACAGGTTTGCTCATGTTGGATAGCTTGACAACCCTTGATCAGTAAAATCAGGTCGGGTTTGGTCCTGACCGCGCTTCCCGTCCTAGGCCTGGGTTCCCGACCGATAGACTCATCTCTGGCTTCATACACCGGCTGGCCCCAGGTGGTCCCACTCCATATATCGACTGTCACATCTTCTTGTCTTATGACTGctacgtccccttgacttttgactgtcacgcccccttgacttctgactgtcacgtcccattgacttctgactgccacgcccTCTTGACTTCTGGTTGTCACGCCCCCTTGAGCAGACCCTATTACTATGCACCCCCTTGAGCGATGGCCGtcttcttccgatcggtggcaAGGCTTATTTTTCGGTCAACACTTTTGACCTATTTTTCGAGTTCGGCCAAAGTATAGGCCTGGTCGGTCGTCTTCTTTCGCTCCGCCTCCAACAAATCTTTGGTCTTCttaagctctttctgcagctcgacaTATGAGGGGCCCTGGGAGGACGGGCCGCCTGAACTCTTCAGCTTCTTCAgctcttcgtccaccatggccagtcGATTGGCgacagcgatctcctccacccatctctgacataaacaGGAgtattaatagccgatcggaaagagGGCGTAAAGGacttcggaagaaaacacacttaccccagtggtCTGTTGCATTTGGCTGTTGGCCAGGTTGCCGAGCGGAATCATCGCAACAcgggcccgagcatcggcccacatctcggcgaggggccccttcatggtgatcatatgTTCGGGCGCGGTCAGCCGATCAGACTCGGGCAAAAGCTTCTCGGTAGGAAGGTGCAGGGTGGCCCTGATGGTGCGGTTCCATCCGGGAGACGTGTGAGCAGATGCAGAGGAAGCAGAGGTCGGGGTGGAGAACTTGGACAGAATAGCCGAGCGTTGGACCCGGCGGAGGGTAGGTGGAAGAGTGCTGACCGGCACAACCTTAATAGGGTTGGCAGGCAGGTTTAGTTGAgacggagtccgatcggaggataATGCCTCCACCACTGGAGTTTTCCCACGAGAATCGGATCCCGCCCGCTCAAATACACGAACAGCAGAAGTGGCCGAGCGCAACGGTGTCTCTGTCCGACGCCTTTTTTGTCTGAGCGGGCGCTCGCCGTCCCGATCAGAGCCTTCCTCTTGGACTGCTGGTTCCCTGTTTGAAGTATCGCCTCCCGTCACCTCCACGGGGGAGGCCTGAGCGGTCGACTCCTCCGCGTTtgtctcgctctcaccctcgtgagagccgaccggagtgatgcccagttgctccatctccttggcggcTGCCGCCTCAAGCGCCtcagctttcctcttcaaaatcccgagcatcacggactccatgacgatatttgctgcaaaggaaaaaagaagaaaatcagttagcactcaAAGTACATAAGCAAGTGAAATTTTTACCGAAGCTGCTTGGGAGTGGAGtacggatcggactcaggccgaatatgtacagcacgccttcaggcagaagcttgttgatatcgagcttcagaccggcaagCATGTTCGCGGCCTGGaaatagtccggtcgggtcttaaaaCTTTTAAGCTCAGGAGAAGTAgatggtccgacctgccatttggtttggaagggagcccgctcggggagacgaagataaaagtagtactccttccagtgtttattggaggaggggagtttatcaaaaaagactagaccgggccgagcctggaatagataggtacccagctcggactgcttaggataataaaaataataaaaaaatttcgggCGGAGAGGAATGCGGTTTATCTTGAACAATACCACCACTCCACACAAAAGGCGAAAAGTATTGGGAACTAATTGGGCGAGCGGAAGACCAAAGAAGTTGCAAATGTCGACGaagaaggggtgaagaggaaACTGCAGACCGGttgtgaattggtcgcggaaaaaacaGATGGCTCCGCTCGGCggtttgtgaggccgagcggtTGGTGAGGGTAGAATAAGTTCAAAGTAGAACGGCATGTCAAAACCATCAAGCAAAGCCTCGGCGTCACGCCGATTGAAGcgagactccatggtagtataccagggACCTAAAGTGAGGTCTGCGGGTCGGGAAGAACTGGCCATTATCCGATCGGGCAAGAAAGCAAAAGCCAAGAGAATAGAAAATGACACACGGCAAGGAGACGATGAAAGGGACAACGACCAGAAGACGAGAACTCGACAAAAAAGACGAGGAAAACAGAGAGGAAAGGCGGAGGAACCTTACGAAGAAGCTGGGGATCGAAGGAGGACGGCGGGGAATCGTCGGAAAACAGTGAAGCGTAGTCTCCGGAACGCTGAAGGACCGAAGAAAGGCGGCGGGACACGCGAAGGCAAAAGTGTGGCAGAGGAGGAAGGTGAtggctttataaggtcgggcccgatcggcctcgaccgtccgatgcaggtcacaggaaccgaggcccccatcgggccgttcatttcaaTCCGCCGATGTCCCATCGGACAGATCGCCGAGCCGTACGATGACACCAGCGGAGGCGCCACGTGGCACAATGCCATAGGGGCACATTTAATGAGCGTCATTACGACACGCAGCGCGTgtgctcggtcttaatggagatgatttgcacgaaTTTCGAGAAGATCCGAAGGACATCAGCGTTGACCGTCAACACGGCAGTAGAGCCAGCGCTCGGAAGGAGCCGAGCAGCCGGGGGGAGGAACATTCCAGAGGGGTAGGGCGATGTCATTCAGGCCGACCGAcagtccagttagtcggacttagcgcctccttcgactagacatgaaggggaggcatgtgatccggtgataaggacgggggaccctacggccacgtggaggtcaaaggtcaagagattcaaccctgagacacAACCGACCGGACGAAGCAGGCCGACCGACCGGACATTGCTGGCCGACCGACAAGTTGCGCCTGATCGGCCGTGAATCCCCCGAGTCGAATAAAAGACAACACGagtaggggtcgggtttccgatgctcaaggtaaaaaggtttcatggccgagcgggctgtccgttcggccgaggcacaaggcaacaaagtcaggcaggagcaatctcatccgagcatacgactgaggcagaagtgatatgcccgccgagcggctgaaccgctcggccctggaacagacaggaagcgcaagaggacaaaggagacaggggataacatcatcctcgagacgtctgccgctgACAGGCAGCatggttggcggccgagccgtacacaggatcatacggtggaagcttccaccgtcacatccgggatatgtttggacgattgcggaatgacgccagAGGTACTTGTCTGACAGGGGCtcattaaggtatgtttggggaagcgtgcacgcatagagAAACGttcccgcgcctccccggggtcctatataaggacccccaaacgtcgacgaaggtatgcgaaaatccttactgtagccacagttacgctgtttctctcgttgcctgacttgagcgtcggagggtcgtcgccgggaaacctctgtcggctcggcttctttgtaggttcgccggagatctacaccaccagtcggagacagcggagcgtgccacgtacccagtgtccgtcgactcagcgctcggacaggatcaaatttgacttgagtgtcggagggccgtcgccgggaaacccctctcggctcggcttctttgcaggttcgccggagatctacactaccagtcggagacagcggagcgtgccacgtcctcagcgtccgtcgactcagcactcggataGGAACACTAACTTTTGTAATTGTCGTATAGCAAAGTACGATGAAATAGTTGATATCGTATAAATTTGAGAGATCTACATTTTTCTGCATTCACTTTTCCACATCATGTTATCATGTTTTTGCTACGGAAGCAGTTCTATTTGAGAGCAGGCAGTTGAATTCTGCAATGTATTGATTTTATATGCCCaaagaaagattttgaaatgttaTCTTCCTTCTcgatttatatattttattcttcTGATACGCTATGATATTCAAATAGTAGTTTTATAAttcttaataataataataataataatttcaattttttggTTTAGTTTTATGATTTTCAGAATATTCCTAGACATAGTTGAACAATTTTGATCATGatttttaatttccaaaattgtgaCAGTGAAACTGTCATGTAAAATTGCTACGGAAGCACTTAATATcactttttattatttattttttaaaaaaaattataattttaaactcaaaatacaAATGCAGAGTGAGTCTTCAATCACCCATCTCATACCTTGCTACCAATAATCTTTACAAGAACAGGACCCGTGTCTGAAGGAGTGAAACCTGTTTCGGTCTCGGACTACAATTTCACGGTTAGTAATCTCAGATATCAATTTCAAAGCAGCGTGGCAGTCACTACAAACTCTGAGATTCTTCATAATCCTAATGGGTGTGCCGTTGGCAGTGTTCATTAGCCCATACGCAGCTGCTAACTTCTCACTATGGTGATATAGCACACGTTCCTTGTTCTTCTCATCCATGTCAAGCAATACTGCTGATGTATCAGGAACATAACCCCGATGCCTCAACTTCTCCAACAGTTCATCCAAACTTCTGTGGATCTCCTCAATTTGTGGATGATCACTCTCACCAGCTACGAACGAATGCACCACTCCGTCCAAGGAAATTGTGCTCCACCCTGGAGTCTTCTTCAGTCCTCGATCCTTCATCATCCGTCGAATCTTAGCCACATCCTCCCATCGCTCTGCGTCGGCATATATGTTCGATAGAACAACATAATAGCCATCGTTACGAGGGTCCAATTCCATCAAATTGTGAATTGCCTCTTCTCCCATTTCGATATTCTTATGAACTTTGGCTCCGCCCAGTAGTGCTCCCCAGACCACACTGTTGGGCTCGATTGGCATCTTGTTTATGAACTCCCTGGCTTCCTCGAGGAGCCCTGCGCGACTGAGGAGGTCAACCATGCAGCCATAATGTTCGATATCAGGGACAATGCCATAGTCTTGGGTCATGCTCCTGAAGAACTGCCTCCCCTCCTGCAGCAGGCCTATATGGCTGCAGGCGTGAAGCAGCCCCACAAATGTGACTGCGTTTGGCTCAACGCTAGCTTCCTCCATCTTGGAAAAGAGCTCCAATGCTTCCTCGGCTTGCCCGTGCATCGCATGCCCACCAATCATCGCTGACCATGACACCACGGTTCGCTCAGCCATTTCATCGAAGACTTGCCGAGCCAGCTGCAGGCACCCGCACTTGATGTACATTGATCCGGATATGTGAAGAGGTCAAAGGTAATTAAGAGGAAAAAGAAGGGCATTTTGGTAAGGGGGATGTTTAGGTTTCTTTAGGGGAGGAGGGCTCGTGTTTTTTTGGGGTGGCTGCTGCCGCCAGGGAGAAAGGGGAAGACCGCCGCCAACACAaagaaaaggggggggggggggggggggttttctTCTTCTCCATCTGATGCTACTCACTGACGCCGGCATCGGCTATCGTCGCCTCTCACCTCCTCCTTGCGGCCCCGACCTCCAACTCCTCGGACCATCCCTCTCCTTCCTCGCCGACAAACCTCCAGGAACAGACCGCAGCCCTCGCGACGGCCAGCAGCCGAACCTCGTGCTCTCTTCGTCCTCGTCTCTCTTTTCCACACCGGCAGCGCATCGGAGCACAGCTGTCGCCTCATGTAGCCATCGTTGCTGCCTCTAGTGGCCGGAGCCGCCGCCTGCGACCACCACAGTGGCCAGCAGTCGCCTCTTCCAGCGCCAGCCGCCGTCTGCAGCGGCTGCCGCCGCCTCTTTCCGCATTTACCACTGTACAGCGGCCGTTGTCTCCTGTCACAGCCTCTACCGCCTCTTCCGGTAGTCCTACAGCCGACTCCGGCGTCCCGACAGTCGGCTTCGATGGTTGTACATTTGTTGTCTCCACTGCTTTTGTCGTAGATCCGGCCCTCAGCGGTGTTTCTGTGCATCCGTTGTGttttccggccatcgagccgtgaTTCTTTGCTATTTGTATTACTGCTATGATGATACATCCATCCGGCAGAGCCGCGACGACTCGATCTGTATCCGACCAGCtcacccatccatccgagggcgcccccctgggccagggtacgttctcgtactcggtatctgttTATTTTACTACTATTATGTTATTATCTGGATACTTatatatctgtgggattcgcctcgagcaccgaggtactagAGGCCGGgacgacccggtcgctggatgcaggtacagttgaccggaggaggactttaGACGACCTAGTCAACGCAGtggacagatcatcaaccgggtcatggggatgcggtcaatcttccagacacgtcacaccggcaggttcgttttctcagcttccagacaggatcaaaatggcgccgtctgtgggaacgcgcctgatctggaacgtgaagatggatgatGCCGGAGAGTTCTGCCATCCTCATGACCACGGTCAGTTTTTCTGTTATTTGTTCTGTCAGTTATATGATCTGTACTAgtcccgaaggcccccgagccgatcggccgggaggtttatattcgagccaggggctcgaacccgaaggcccccgagccgatcggccgggaggtttatattcgagccaggggctcgaacccgaaggccccggccgggaggtttatattcgagccaggggctcgaacccgaaggcccccgagccgatcggccgggaggtttatattcgagccaggggctcgaacccgaaggcccccgagccgatcggccgggaggtttatattcgagccaggggctcgaacccgaaggcccccgagccgatcggccgggaggtttatatccgagccacgggctcgaagacgaaggcccccgagccgatcggccgggaggtttatatccgagccacaggctcgaagacgaaggcccccgagccgtgtggccgggaggtttatatccgagccagactcgaaggcgaaggcccccgagccgttcgaccgggaggtttatatccgagccacgggctcgaagccgaaggcccccaaGCCGTgcgcccgggaggtttatatccgagccacgggctcgaacccgaagaccccgagccgtttggccgggctgcgtatgGGATACGAGCGATGCTTGAAATAGAAGATCCCGAGCCGTTCGGTCGGGAAGGATAtcccgaagaccccaggccgctcggccgggctgcgtatagaatataagcagcgttcgaaaacgaagaccccgagctgttcggccgggctgcatactattaTGGCAGGATGGGAAACCAAAACTCTGCGCTGTTCaagatgatagagggaggttattgccttgtattctgaagagtgtcttatgTTCTCCTAACTCCACGGGTGTTCGGGAGTAGGGAGCTGTTGCAGATCTCCATTGGTCGctagggagcgaaggcctgagccgctcggccaggtacattttagctgagtactacctcagggagcgaaggccccGGCCAGTACATTTTAGCCGAGTACTACCTCGGGAGCGAGAGCTGAGCCGGCCAGTACATTTTAGCCGAGCAccggaggattatatacgagcagggctcgatggcgaagaccccgagccgggaggattatatacgagcccgtagtCGCAcacgctcgatggcgaagacccccgagccgatcggccgggaggattatatacgagccagggctcgatggtgaagacccccgagccgttcggccgggaggattatatacgagccaggggctcgatggcgaagacccccgagccgatcggccgggaggattatattcaAGCGATCATCATCGGTTTCGGACCCGTTCAGCGGACCAGCACATCATATGTCtatatcccccgttcggggttgagcggcctTCACTGGTCATGGACAAGATTCAtgatcatctatctcccccgttcggggtcgagcagtcgtcgcggccaggtatctattcttccgattgacatcattccggtcgcacgcgcggtatcgtccgcccggcatttatccgaccgatcgccatcattccggtcgcacgcgcggtatcgtccgcccggcatctatccatccgatcgacgtcatttcgatcgctcgcacgacagcgttcgcctagcatctatccatccgatcgacgtcatttcgatcgctcgcacgacagcgttcgcctagcatctatccatccgatcgacagcacttcgatcgtccggtcggtattTTCGCGGTTGCGCACTTGGCATTGGTCCAGTTTCCGACTTAGTTTGCTCGGTATCGTGACCATCTCCTGCGACACCATTATTATCGCGACCGCTCGAGggacattatattattggttcagcgttttggctttgacatcgagagTGGTTCAAATCTTTgcgatagactgtccagtcagtcggactcacgcctccttcgactagacttgaaggggaggcttgtgatccggatatGTGAAGAGGTCAAAGGTAATTAAGAGGAAAAAGAAGGGCATTTTGGTAAGGGGGATGTTTAGGTTTCTTTAGGGGAGGAGGGCTCGTGTTTTTTTGGGGTGGCTGCTGCCGCCAGGGAGAAAGGGGAAGACCGCCGCCAACACAAAGAAAAGGGGGGGCCGGGCGCCGACACCGGTTATCGTCGCCTCTCACCTCCTCCTCGCGGCCCCGACCTCCAGCTCCTCGGACCATCCCTCTCCTTCCTCGCCGACAAACCTCCAGGAACAGACCGCAGCCCTCGCGACGGCCAGCAGCCGAACCTCGTGCTCTCTTCGTCCTCGTCTCTCTTTTCCACACCGGCAGCGCATCGGAGCACAGCTGTCGCCTCATGTAGCCATCGTTGCTGCCTCTAGTGGCCGGAGCCGCCGCCTGCGACCACCACAGTGGCCAGCAGTCGCCTCTTCCAGCGCCAGCCGCCGTCTGCAGCGGCTGCCGCCACCTCTTTCCGCGTTTACCACTGTACAGCGGCCGTTGTCTCCTGTCACAGCCTCTACCGCCTCTTCCGGTAGTCCTACAGCCGACCCCGGCGTCCCGACAGTAGGCTCCGATGGTTGTACATTTGTTGTCTCCACTGCTTTTGTCGTAGATCCGGCCCTCAGCGGTGTTTCTGTGCATCCGTTGTGttttccggccatcgagccgtgaTTCTTTGCTATTTGTATTACTACTATGATGATACATCCATCCGGCAGAGCCGCGACGACTCGATCTGTATCCGACCAGCtcacccatccatccgagggcgcccccctgggccagggtacgttctcgtactcggtatctgtttattttactactattctgttattatctggatactcatatatctgtgggattcgcctcgagcaccgaggtactagaggccggggcgacccggtcgctggatgcaggtacagttgaccggaggaggactttaGACGACCTAGTCAACGCAGTGGACAGATCATCAACcgagtcatggggatgcggtcaatcttccagacacgtcacaccggcaggttcgttttctcagcttccagacaggatcatacATGTCGATCAGCGTGTTGCAGACGCGCACATTGTTCTTGTGGAGTGAGCACTGCATTGCGAACGCATGGATCCGTTTCCCCAAATCCAGCTCTCCGAGGTCTGCACAGGCCGCGAGCACGGCGACCACCGTCTCCTCATTTGGCTGCATTCCGGTGGTTTCCATGTCGCGGAACAACCGGAGAGCCTCATTGGGATTCTTCCACTGGACATACCCTGCGATCATCGCCGTCCATGACCGGACGCTCCTCTCTGGCATTGAGTCGAACAGCTGTTGTGCGACCACCATTTCGCCTTTCTTCGTGTGATGTGTAATCATGATGTTCCAGGTGACCACGTCCTTCGCCGGAATGACATTGAAGAGAAGCCTCGCGGAAGCCGTGTCACCGAGGGAGGCATACATGTGGACGAGGGTGTTAAGGAGAAAAATGTCAGAGCGGAAGCCGAGCTTCTCGACGAGGGCGTGGACGGCGCGGCCAAGGAGCAGAGAAAGGGGAGAGCGGGAGCAGGCTTTTAGCACGAAGGATAAAGTAAAAGTGTCCGGAAGGACGCCGGCGAAGCAGAGGCGGGAGAAGAGTGCGAGGGCTTCGCCGGGGCATGGGGAGGAAGAGAGGGTATTGAGGTGGGTGTTCAAAAGGAGTGTCTCGGAAGGGGCGTCTCCGTATAAGAGGAAGACACGGCGGGCGTAGGAGAAGTCGGAGGGGGAGGAGAGCGCGCAGACCGCGGCGACGCGGGTGAGAGAGATGGGGAAGGAGGAGGAAAGGGGGAGGCCGGACTTGATGAGGCGGGCGTGGAGCTGCTGCAGCTGAACGGGCGTGGAGAAGCGCAAATCAGGTGCCTCTCTAGAGCTCTGCGAGGCGACGATGGCTGCGTTCACGTTGTAGCAAGGAGGCGAAGTTCGAATTTGGAACGCGGATAGAGTTAACGATGATGCCATGGTAGGAACGAGTAGCCGATTGGTTTAAATAGAAATCGAATACATTTATATTTTAACTaaatttaatattcaaaattttaactttaattattcAGTTTCATCCGTTAATTCAATTTAATCTGCTCATTATGAAATCCTAATCACTTATATTTTGGACATACTTTGCACTTAGGTTTTAATTACAAAGCATAATTTAATTCTAATAATCTAGGACTGAAATTATTAATATGGTCAATTTTCCCTGTCACTTATCAATTATTTGATATCCTTATTAAGATGTAATTTGTAAATACATGTATATGTAAGGGGATATATATCAAATCTtgacaaagtcgaggtaaatgtttcccttatgtgctaatcattatttcaaagactagtagccgcccgtgatttacctcctccgtgt
This region of Zingiber officinale cultivar Zhangliang chromosome 9A, Zo_v1.1, whole genome shotgun sequence genomic DNA includes:
- the LOC122021850 gene encoding pentatricopeptide repeat-containing protein At5g66520-like; protein product: MASSLTLSAFQIRTSPPCYNVNAAIVASQSSREAPDLRFSTPVQLQQLHARLIKSGLPLSSSFPISLTRVAAVCALSSPSDFSYARRVFLLYGDAPSETLLLNTHLNTLSSSPCPGEALALFSRLCFAGVLPDTFTLSFVLKACSRSPLSLLLGRAVHALVEKLGFRSDIFLLNTLVHMYASLGDTASARLLFNVIPAKDVVTWNIMITHHTKKGEMVVAQQLFDSMPERSVRSWTAMIAGYVQWKNPNEALRLFRDMETTGMQPNEETVVAVLAACADLGELDLGKRIHAFAMQCSLHKNNVRVCNTLIDMYDPCGCLQLARQVFDEMAERTVVSWSAMIGGHAMHGQAEEALELFSKMEEASVEPNAVTFVGLLHACSHIGLLQEGRQFFRSMTQDYGIVPDIEHYGCMVDLLSRAGLLEEAREFINKMPIEPNSVVWGALLGGAKVHKNIEMGEEAIHNLMELDPRNDGYYVVLSNIYADAERWEDVAKIRRMMKDRGLKKTPGWSTISLDGVVHSFVAGESDHPQIEEIHRSLDELLEKLRHRGYVPDTSAVLLDMDEKNKERVLYHHSEKLAAAYGLMNTANGTPIRIMKNLRVCSDCHAALKLISEITNREIVVRDRNRFHSFRHGSCSCKDYW